In Castor canadensis chromosome 11, mCasCan1.hap1v2, whole genome shotgun sequence, a single genomic region encodes these proteins:
- the Loricrin gene encoding loricrin, which translates to MSHQKKQPTPCPPPGCGKTSGGGGGGGGGGGGGGGCGGCGFYSGGGGSSCGGGSSGGGSSCGGGSGGCGGGGGGGGGIKYSGGGGGSSGGGGSSGGGGSSCGGGSSCGGGYSGGGYSGGGGSSCGGGSGGDIKYSGGGGSSGGGGCYSGGGSSCGGGSSGGDGCYSGGGSSCGGGSSGGGGCYSGGGGYSGGGSSCGGGSSGGGGGGSGYYSSQQTTQTSCAPQQSYGGGSSGGGGSCGGGSSGGGGGPIICGGGGGGGSGPICGGGGGGGGGSGPICGGGGSGPICGGGGGGGPGPICGGGSSGGGGGSSGGGSGGGKGVPICHQTQQKQAPTWPCK; encoded by the coding sequence ATGTCTCACCAGAAAAAGCAGCCCACCCCATGTCCCCCACCGGGTTGCGGAAAGACCtctggcggcggcggcggcggcggcggcggcggcggcggcggcggcggctgcggcgGCTGCGGCTTCTATAGCGGCGGTGGCGGGTCCAGTTGCGGAGGTGGCTCCTCCGGGGGCGGTTCCAGCTGCGGCGGCGGAAGCggcggctgcggcggcggcggcggcggcggcggcggcatcAAGTACTCCGGAGGCGGAGGTGGCTCCAGCGGCGGAGGTGGCTCCAGCGGCGGAGGTGGCTCCAGCTGCGGAGGTGGCTCCAGCTGCGGCGGCGGCTACTCAGGCGGCGGCTACTCAGGCGGCGGCGGGTCCAGCTGCGGCGGGGGCTCCGGAGGGGATATCAAGTACTCCGGTGGCGGCGGCTCCTCCGGAGGCGGCGGCTGCTACTCCGGGGGCGGCTCCAGCTGCGGTGGGGGCTCCTCCGGAGGCGACGGCTGCTACTCCGGCGGCGGCTCCAGCTGCGGTGGGGGCTCCTCCGGAGGCGGCGGCTGCTACTCCGGGGGCGGCGGCTACTCCGGCGGCGGCTCCAGCTGCGGTGGGGGCTCctccggcggcggcggcggcggctccggCTACTACTCTTCGCAGCAGACCACCCAGACCTCGTGCGCCCCGCAGCAGAGCTACGGAGGGGGATCTTCcggcggcggcggcagctgcGGCGGCGGCTCCTCCGGGGGCGGCGGCGGCCCCATCATCTGCGGcggcggaggcggcggcggctCCGGCCCCATCTGCGGCGGCGGaggcggaggcggcggcggctCCGGCCCCATCTGCGGCGGAGGCGGCTCCGGCCCCATCTGCGGcggcggaggcggcggcggccCCGGTCCCATCTGCGGCGGCGGCTCCTCcgggggcggcggcggctccTCCGGGGGCGGCTCTGGGGGTGGCAAGGGCGTCCCTATCTGCCACCAGACCCAGCAGAAGCAGGCCCCTACCTGGCCATGCAAATAA